CCCGCTTACTTCAGTGCATAAATTACTTTATACCACCTTGCGGCTTGCTAATGTTTCGGGGTGTTATTCCGCACATAAGAGACTTACACTCTTTGGGTTTTCTCTTTTAAAGAACTATATTTATCATTCAGGGCACACACAACCAGGTAAGTATAGGTGTCAATGTGCCTGTGCTTATTGCCGCACGTGATTACCCTCCATTTCCAATTGTACAATTTGATCTTATGCACGAATTTTATTTTCAAACACGCAATCCCGGTATTGTAAAATCCATCGAAACAAGATTAGGATTCGGCGCTATGGTATTCCCCTCCGTATCACTTTATATGATCAACCTGGGCGCTCAACGTACTTTCAGCGGCATCTATTACGTGAATGGCTTTGGCGCCGATCTTATCGCATACATGGTACAAGTACCACGGGTATTGGCTGACAGAATATTTGGAATTGCAGGAGTAGGAAAAGGTAATGGGTATGGCCTTGGCTTTTTTTATAAGTTCGGGCGAAGGATCGGGGAACACTTATCTGTAACAACCGAAATAGGCGGAGCAATAACAATGGATTACTACGAGGCCACCTTTACCGGCCCGGTTGTTTGGAAAAGTGCCTATACACCCAACCTTGCTGTATACAGGGGAACAATTTCAATGAATTATCATTTTGCTCCCTAGGCTCCTGAAAATTAAAAACTCAGTATAAATACTGATTTTTTTATTCGGATTTAATTTTATTTTAGCCTCCCCTTAAAGTAAATAAATTTTTTATGAAAATATTTAATAGCCTGCTACTATTTTTATCTGCTATAAACTTATCTTTCCCGCAGCTAATTGTATTGCAGGAAGACTTTACAAATTACCAGGCTACCACACAAACAATACCCACGGGCTGGACATTTAGTTATCAAGGCAATTATACCACTACTACATTCTCCGGCAGCAGCGGACCAAACTCCTACAAATTTGGTGGAGCAAATACGACTACCATTAATACACCACCGTTTTTACCGGGTGCCGATTCGGTAAAATTCTGGATAAAAGGAAGCGGCACCGATACCCTCAGCCAATTGATAATACTTGAAAGTGTGGATAGCCTGAAGTGGGATACGCTCACAAAAATTTGTCCGGTTCCAACAATGGCGGCAAAAGGAAAAAGAAGTTTCCCGGTTAAACCTTTGTCAACTCATTTACGGTTTAAATATATCAAGTCGGTGGGCAATTTGGCCTTTGATGATTTTAAGCTTACAACCAAGAATTTAACTGCAACACAATACTATCCTGATCAACTTTCTTTTTCTGTTTACCCGAATCCTTCTGTGGATGGGCAATTCACTATCCGACTAAGATCAATAAATACAACGGGAACTATAACGATAAGTAATACTTGGGGAGAAATTATTAAAATAATCGAATCAACTCAAGAAGCAGAATACGTTGATCTTTCAGGAATGCTTCCCGGAATTTATTTTGTGAATGTTACGCAGGGGAGTTTATCGGGAACGAGAAAAGCTATTTTATATTGATACGTGTCATTCTGAACGAAGTGAAGAATCTGGCTGTGTGTTAGCCTTCGCACTGCCAGATGTCTCTCCCGCAAAAAGCGGGATCGACATGACACTTTAGTTGGTTAATGTCTTCAATGCTTTCTTCATACTCACCTTGTCCTCCACTATTGCAGGTAGCTTTTCAATACTAACCCGTTCCTGCTGCATATCATCGCGATGACGAATTGTTACCGTATTATCTTCGAGTGATTGATGATCAATGGTTATACAAAAAGGAGTACCTATCGCATCCTGGCGGCGATAGCGTTTGCCAATGCTGTCCTTTTCATCATACTGGCACAGGTGGTCGAATTTTAATACGTCCATTATTTCACGGGCTTTTTCAGGCAAGCCATCCTTTTTCACCAATGGCAAAACAGCAACCTTAACCGGAGCCAGGAATGCAGGCAAGCTCAATACATCACGAATGGTTCCGTCTCCCAGCGTTTCATTTTTATATGAATTGGAAAGCAAAGCAAGAAACATACGATCTAAGCCAATAGAGGTTTCAATTACATAAGGTACATAACTGTTGTTGGTTTCGGGATCGAAATATTGTAGTTTTTTTCCTGAGAACTGTTCGTGATTCTTCAGGTCGAAATCCGTACGTGAATGAATACCTTCAAGTTCCTTGAAACCAAAAGGAAACTCAAACTCAATATCACAGGCTGCATTAGCATAATGCGCCAATTTAATATGATCGTGGAAACGGTATTTATCCTGGGAGATCCCCAATGAGTTGTGCCACTTCATACGCGCCTGTTTCCAGAACTTGTACCATTTCATTTCTTCACCGGGCTTCACAAAATATTGCATCTCCATTTGCTCAAACTCCCGCATGCGGAAAATAAATTGCCGCGCTACAATTTCGTTACGGAATGCCTTTCCAGTTTGCGCGATCCCGAAAGGAATTTTCATACGCCCTGTTTTTTGCACATTCAAAAAGTTCACAAAAATTCCCTGGGCTGTTTCAGGACGCAAATAAATAGTCCCCGCTTCTTCACTCACAGATCCCATTTGCGTGCTGAACATCAGGTTGAACTGGCGCACATCTGTCCAGTTGCGTGAACCGCTCACAGGACAAACAATTTCACAATCAACAATGATCTGCTTCACCTCGGCCAGATCATTCTTCTCCAAAGCCGATTTAAAACGGGCATTTATTTCTTGTGCTTTCTTTTGATATTCTAATACACGTGGGTTTGTTGTACGGTACATTTTTTCGTCAAAAGTCTCGCCGAAACGCTTCGCAGCCTTCTCCACTTCTTTATCAATTTTTCCTTCAATCTTAGCCACATGCTCTTCGATCAACACATCGGCTCGGTATCTTTTCTTACTGTCCTTGTTATCGATCAACGGGTCGCTGAACGCGTCAACATGCCCGGAAGCTTTCCAGGTAGTGGGGTGCATAAAAATAGCCGCATCAATACCAACTATATTCTCGTGCAGTTGTGTCATGGCTTTCCACCAATATTCGCGGATATTCTTTTTCAGCTCAACTCCCAGTTGACCATAATCGTATACGGCGCTTAAGCCGTCATAAATTTCACTTGATGGAAA
The nucleotide sequence above comes from Bacteroidota bacterium. Encoded proteins:
- a CDS encoding T9SS type A sorting domain-containing protein — encoded protein: MKIFNSLLLFLSAINLSFPQLIVLQEDFTNYQATTQTIPTGWTFSYQGNYTTTTFSGSSGPNSYKFGGANTTTINTPPFLPGADSVKFWIKGSGTDTLSQLIILESVDSLKWDTLTKICPVPTMAAKGKRSFPVKPLSTHLRFKYIKSVGNLAFDDFKLTTKNLTATQYYPDQLSFSVYPNPSVDGQFTIRLRSINTTGTITISNTWGEIIKIIESTQEAEYVDLSGMLPGIYFVNVTQGSLSGTRKAILY
- a CDS encoding glycine--tRNA ligase: MNREELFKNIISHSKEYGFIFPSSEIYDGLSAVYDYGQLGVELKKNIREYWWKAMTQLHENIVGIDAAIFMHPTTWKASGHVDAFSDPLIDNKDSKKRYRADVLIEEHVAKIEGKIDKEVEKAAKRFGETFDEKMYRTTNPRVLEYQKKAQEINARFKSALEKNDLAEVKQIIVDCEIVCPVSGSRNWTDVRQFNLMFSTQMGSVSEEAGTIYLRPETAQGIFVNFLNVQKTGRMKIPFGIAQTGKAFRNEIVARQFIFRMREFEQMEMQYFVKPGEEMKWYKFWKQARMKWHNSLGISQDKYRFHDHIKLAHYANAACDIEFEFPFGFKELEGIHSRTDFDLKNHEQFSGKKLQYFDPETNNSYVPYVIETSIGLDRMFLALLSNSYKNETLGDGTIRDVLSLPAFLAPVKVAVLPLVKKDGLPEKAREIMDVLKFDHLCQYDEKDSIGKRYRRQDAIGTPFCITIDHQSLEDNTVTIRHRDDMQQERVSIEKLPAIVEDKVSMKKALKTLTN